A single region of the Streptomyces sp. NBC_00236 genome encodes:
- a CDS encoding FAD-binding oxidoreductase has protein sequence MANAPVDSIPARRVLTDPAGLTRYQHDEAEWAPFGTPLAVVRPQSTEEVRDVVRHCVTHRIPLVPRGAGTGLSGGANAVDGSIVLSFEDMNRVVAIDRAERLAVVQPGVVNDDLRAASAEHGLWYPPDPASSPWSTIGGNVATNAGGMCCVKYGVTRDYVLGLEVVNGLGEVVSLGRRTAKGVAGYDLAGLMVGSEGTLGVITEVTVRLRPARLQERTVAGYFSSVVAAGEAVSAMTASGVIPSALELVDRHCLAAVDAWKKMGLSADADVVLLGRVDTPGAEGDAEAELVRECFERAGATWAAVSTDQQEADALFQARRLAYPALERLGPVLTEDVCVPRTAVPEMLARIERTAARHDVLIANIAHAGDGNLHPLIITPPGDEAARARAQNAFEDILDDAIALGGTVTGEHGVGLLKMRGMNKELGPAVLGMHHAVKAALDPHGILNPGKVLGSV, from the coding sequence GTGGCGAACGCACCGGTCGACAGCATTCCGGCCCGGCGGGTCCTGACCGATCCCGCGGGTCTGACCCGATACCAGCACGACGAGGCAGAGTGGGCACCGTTCGGGACACCGCTGGCCGTGGTGCGTCCGCAGAGCACCGAAGAGGTGCGGGACGTGGTGCGTCACTGCGTCACCCACCGCATCCCGTTGGTCCCGCGCGGCGCGGGTACCGGTCTGTCCGGGGGCGCGAACGCCGTCGACGGGTCGATCGTCCTGTCCTTCGAGGACATGAACCGCGTCGTCGCGATCGACCGTGCGGAGCGGCTGGCGGTCGTCCAGCCCGGTGTGGTCAACGACGATCTGCGCGCGGCGAGCGCGGAGCACGGGCTGTGGTACCCGCCGGATCCGGCCAGTTCGCCGTGGTCCACGATCGGCGGGAACGTCGCGACCAACGCCGGAGGCATGTGCTGCGTCAAGTACGGCGTGACGCGTGACTACGTGCTGGGACTGGAGGTCGTCAATGGTCTCGGCGAAGTCGTCTCGCTCGGCCGCCGGACCGCGAAGGGCGTGGCGGGGTACGACCTGGCCGGGCTGATGGTGGGTTCCGAGGGCACCCTCGGGGTGATCACGGAGGTCACGGTGCGCCTGCGGCCCGCGCGGCTCCAGGAACGGACGGTGGCCGGGTACTTCTCGTCCGTCGTCGCCGCGGGTGAGGCCGTGAGTGCGATGACCGCGTCCGGCGTCATCCCCTCCGCGCTCGAACTCGTCGACCGCCACTGCCTTGCCGCGGTCGACGCCTGGAAGAAGATGGGCCTGTCCGCGGACGCCGACGTGGTGCTCCTCGGCCGTGTCGACACGCCCGGCGCCGAGGGTGACGCCGAGGCCGAACTGGTCCGCGAGTGCTTCGAACGCGCCGGGGCGACCTGGGCCGCGGTCTCCACCGACCAGCAGGAGGCGGACGCACTGTTCCAGGCCAGGCGGCTGGCCTATCCGGCGCTGGAGCGGCTCGGTCCGGTGCTGACCGAGGACGTCTGCGTACCCCGGACCGCCGTGCCGGAGATGCTGGCCCGGATCGAACGGACGGCCGCCCGGCACGATGTTCTCATCGCCAACATCGCGCACGCGGGCGACGGCAACCTCCATCCGCTGATCATCACCCCGCCGGGGGACGAGGCCGCGCGGGCGCGCGCCCAGAACGCCTTCGAGGACATCCTGGACGATGCGATCGCGCTCGGCGGCACGGTGACCGGTGAACACGGGGTGGGGCTGCTGAAGATGCGCGGCATGAACAAGGAACTGGGCCCGGCGGTGCTCGGCATGCACCACGCGGTCAAGGCGGCACTCGATCCGCACGGCATCCTCAACCCCGGCAAGGTGCTCGGGAGCGTCTGA
- a CDS encoding LysR family transcriptional regulator yields the protein MELRQLHYLTVIAEEENLGRAAKRLFVSQPALSYALKGLESELGVRLFDRHSGGVSATAAGRDVIAEALLTVRQSERVTAAAQRHARGETGVLRVGFEASGAGELTTRARAEFSRRYPGVRVTPRHYDWGQEADALRDGLTDVAFVWLPNDLTGLHSELVHTEPRVVGLPSGHALASRSGVSVLEVGKEPLLWTERAPREWVDWWAVNPRPDGSVPRWGPTNDNVEEMLEQVAEGAAICFAPLSMARYYARPDLVWVPLTDVEPLRVVLAWAKETDNALVQGFAGVVRELSAPERRSR from the coding sequence ATGGAGTTACGTCAGCTGCACTACCTCACCGTGATCGCCGAGGAGGAGAACCTGGGGCGGGCCGCCAAGCGGCTGTTCGTCAGTCAGCCGGCTCTCTCGTACGCGCTCAAGGGCCTCGAGTCCGAACTCGGGGTGCGCCTCTTCGACCGTCACTCCGGTGGCGTCTCGGCCACCGCCGCGGGACGTGATGTGATCGCCGAGGCACTGCTCACGGTGCGCCAGTCCGAACGGGTGACGGCAGCGGCACAGCGGCACGCGCGGGGCGAGACGGGAGTGCTGCGCGTGGGATTCGAGGCGAGTGGCGCCGGCGAACTGACCACGCGGGCACGGGCGGAGTTCTCCCGCCGGTACCCAGGGGTGCGGGTGACGCCCAGGCACTACGACTGGGGGCAGGAGGCCGATGCCCTGCGGGACGGCCTGACGGATGTGGCCTTCGTCTGGCTGCCCAATGATCTCACCGGGCTGCACAGCGAGTTGGTGCACACGGAGCCGCGCGTCGTGGGACTTCCCTCAGGGCACGCGCTGGCGTCCCGGTCCGGCGTGTCCGTCCTGGAGGTCGGGAAGGAACCGCTGTTGTGGACCGAGCGGGCACCACGGGAATGGGTGGACTGGTGGGCCGTCAACCCACGTCCGGACGGGTCGGTTCCACGCTGGGGGCCGACCAACGACAACGTCGAGGAGATGCTGGAGCAGGTGGCGGAGGGCGCCGCCATCTGTTTCGCTCCGCTGAGCATGGCGAGGTACTACGCGCGCCCCGATCTCGTCTGGGTCCCGTTGACGGACGTGGAGCCGCTGCGCGTCGTGCTCGCCTGGGCGAAGGAGACCGACAACGCGCTGGTCCAGGGGTTCGCCGGCGTGGTGCGGGAACTGTCCGCCCCGGAGCGGCGGAGCCGGTGA
- a CDS encoding rhamnulokinase: MAVKSIGSAAGDAVYAAVDLGATSGRVITGRVGPGRLELAEAHRFANTPVRLPDGLRWDVLALYQGMLDGLRAAGGSGPVASIGVDTWAVDYGLLDGDGALLGLPFHYRDTRNSGAEERLPDGCGVRELYAVSGLQHLPFNTVFQLLSHRTTVQWGAARTVLLMPDLLVHWLTGSVGAEITNASTTGLFDARSGEWSDALIGRLGLERALFPPLREPGAHAGTLLPHVAEYTGLPGGTPVTTVASHDTASAVAAVPATEADFAYISCGTWSLAGLELEGPVLSEESRAANFTNERGVDGTVRYLRNIMGMWLLEECRRVWERAGSPLGLAGLLADAAGSEPFAAVIDPDDASFLAPGDMPARIDAHLLRTGQTPPRTPGGYVRCVLESLALAHRRTLRRAAELAGRDPVRIHLVGGGSRNALLCQWTADASGLPVTAGPAEATALGNILLQARAQGLVDGLAGLRRLVAGTQELRHYEPRGNRREWDRAEARLDPWHGRADAGAEVGMA, from the coding sequence ATGGCTGTGAAATCCATCGGCTCCGCGGCCGGCGACGCGGTCTACGCCGCCGTGGACCTCGGCGCGACCAGCGGCCGGGTGATCACCGGCCGGGTCGGGCCCGGAAGGCTCGAACTGGCCGAGGCGCACCGGTTCGCCAATACACCGGTGCGCCTGCCGGACGGTCTGCGCTGGGACGTGCTGGCCCTGTACCAGGGGATGCTGGACGGGCTGCGGGCGGCCGGGGGCTCGGGGCCCGTGGCCTCCATCGGTGTCGACACATGGGCGGTGGACTACGGGCTGCTGGACGGCGACGGAGCGCTGCTGGGGCTGCCGTTCCACTACCGGGACACGCGCAACAGCGGGGCGGAGGAGAGGCTGCCGGACGGCTGCGGAGTGCGGGAGCTGTACGCGGTCAGCGGACTGCAGCACCTGCCGTTCAACACGGTCTTCCAGCTGCTCTCCCACCGGACGACCGTCCAGTGGGGAGCCGCCCGGACCGTGCTGCTGATGCCCGATCTGCTGGTGCACTGGCTGACCGGGTCGGTGGGCGCGGAGATCACGAACGCGTCGACGACCGGGCTGTTCGACGCGCGGAGCGGTGAGTGGTCCGACGCGCTGATCGGGCGGTTGGGGCTGGAGCGTGCGCTGTTCCCGCCGCTGCGTGAGCCGGGCGCTCACGCGGGGACGCTGCTGCCGCACGTGGCCGAGTACACCGGCCTGCCCGGCGGGACCCCGGTGACGACGGTCGCCTCGCACGACACGGCGTCGGCGGTCGCGGCCGTTCCGGCCACGGAGGCGGACTTCGCGTACATCTCGTGCGGCACCTGGTCGCTGGCCGGACTGGAACTGGAGGGTCCGGTGCTGTCCGAGGAGTCCCGGGCGGCCAACTTCACCAATGAGCGCGGGGTGGACGGCACGGTCCGCTATCTCCGCAACATCATGGGCATGTGGCTGCTGGAGGAGTGCCGCAGGGTGTGGGAACGCGCGGGCTCACCCCTCGGTCTGGCCGGTCTGCTGGCCGACGCGGCCGGGTCGGAGCCGTTCGCCGCGGTGATCGATCCGGACGACGCGTCGTTCCTCGCACCGGGTGACATGCCCGCCCGGATCGACGCCCATCTGCTGCGTACCGGGCAGACGCCGCCGCGGACGCCAGGCGGGTACGTGCGCTGTGTGCTGGAGAGTCTGGCGCTGGCCCATCGCAGGACTCTGCGCAGGGCCGCCGAGCTCGCGGGGCGCGATCCGGTACGTATCCATCTGGTGGGCGGCGGCTCCCGCAACGCGCTGCTGTGCCAGTGGACGGCCGACGCGAGCGGGCTGCCGGTGACGGCGGGACCCGCGGAGGCGACGGCTCTCGGCAACATCCTGCTCCAGGCCCGTGCCCAGGGTCTCGTGGACGGTCTCGCCGGATTGCGGCGACTGGTCGCCGGCACCCAGGAACTGCGGCACTACGAGCCGCGGGGTAACCGTCGCGAGTGGGACCGCGCCGAGGCCCGGCTCGACCCGTGGCACGGGCGCGCGGACGCCGGGGCGGAGGTCGGCATGGCCTGA
- a CDS encoding pentapeptide repeat-containing protein: protein MPENDRAPGTEGKDGHDGGDRAALRADCGNCFGLCCVALTLTRSADFAINKDAGKPCRNLQEDFRCGIHTRLRTEGFAGCTVYDCFGAGQKVSGETFGGRDWRTAPESAQQMFQVFPVVRQLHELLWYLTEAASLAPARSLHGEIRRSLEETERLTRLDADALTDLDVATHRDGVAALLARTSELVRATAPRKKKRSHRGADLIAARLGRADLRGADLRGAYLIAADLAGADLRLADLIGADFRDADLSGADLTGALFLTQSQLNAARGNGATRLPSSLSRPAHWDK from the coding sequence GTGCCCGAGAACGACAGAGCCCCCGGCACCGAGGGCAAGGACGGCCATGACGGCGGCGACCGTGCCGCGCTGCGCGCCGACTGCGGGAACTGCTTCGGACTGTGCTGCGTCGCGCTGACCCTCACCCGGTCCGCGGACTTCGCCATCAACAAGGACGCGGGCAAACCCTGCCGCAACCTCCAGGAGGACTTCCGCTGCGGCATCCATACCCGGCTGCGGACCGAGGGCTTCGCCGGCTGCACGGTGTACGACTGCTTCGGCGCGGGCCAGAAGGTGTCCGGGGAGACCTTCGGCGGGCGGGACTGGCGCACGGCCCCGGAGAGCGCGCAGCAGATGTTCCAGGTCTTCCCGGTCGTACGGCAGCTCCACGAGCTCCTCTGGTACCTCACGGAGGCGGCTTCCCTCGCGCCGGCCCGCTCCCTGCACGGAGAGATCCGGCGCAGTCTGGAGGAGACCGAACGCCTCACCCGCCTCGACGCGGACGCCCTCACGGACCTGGACGTGGCCACGCACCGCGACGGTGTCGCCGCCCTGCTCGCGCGCACCAGCGAACTCGTGCGCGCCACGGCCCCCCGGAAGAAGAAGCGCAGCCACCGGGGTGCGGACCTGATCGCCGCCCGCCTCGGAAGGGCGGACCTGCGGGGCGCCGATCTCCGCGGCGCCTACCTCATCGCGGCGGACCTCGCCGGCGCCGACCTGCGGCTGGCCGATCTGATCGGCGCGGACTTCCGGGATGCCGATCTGTCCGGCGCCGACCTGACGGGGGCGCTCTTCCTCACGCAGTCCCAGCTCAACGCGGCCAGGGGGAACGGCGCCACCCGGCTGCCCTCCTCGCTCAGCCGCCCCGCGCACTGGGACAAATGA
- a CDS encoding bifunctional aldolase/short-chain dehydrogenase: MTSPTHAEVAALLERAHRIGSDPRNTNYAGGNTSVKAAGSDPVTGGETELLWVKGSGGDLGTLKEEGLAVLRLDRVRALKEVYPGVEREDEMVAAFDYCLHGKGGAAPSIDTAMHALVEAAHVDHLHPDSGIALACAADGEKLTAECFGDKVAWVGWRRPGFQLGLDIAAVKEANPQAVGVVLGGHGITAWGETSDACERNALWMIRTAETFLQERGRPEPFGAVLPGREALAADERRERAAALAPVIRGLASTDRPMVGHFTDAEPVLDFLSRAAHPRLAALGTSCPDHFLRTKVSPLVLDLPADAPVAEAVERLKTLHGEYREAYRAYYERHAVPGSPAMRGADPAIVLVPGVGMFSFGKDKQTARVAGEFYLNAINVMRGAEAVSTYAPIEESEKFRIEYWELEEAKLRRMPKAKPLATRVALVTGAGSGIGRAIAHRLVAEGACVVVADLNAENAAAVAQDLGGPDRAVAVTVDVTSEEQIAEAFRAAVLAFGGVDLVVNNAGISISKPLLETTARDWDLQHHIMARGSFLVAREAARIMQAQNLGGDIIYIASKNAVFAGPNNIAYSATKADQAHQVRLLAAELGEHGIRVNGINPDGVVRGSGIFAAGWGAQRAATYGIEEEKLGEFYAQRTLLKREVLPEHVANAVFALTGGDLTHTTGLHIPVDAGVAAAFLR, encoded by the coding sequence ATGACGTCCCCGACCCACGCCGAAGTCGCCGCGCTCCTGGAGCGCGCGCACCGGATCGGATCCGACCCACGCAACACCAACTACGCCGGCGGCAACACCTCCGTGAAGGCGGCCGGCTCCGACCCGGTCACCGGAGGTGAGACCGAACTCCTCTGGGTCAAGGGTTCCGGGGGTGACCTCGGCACCCTGAAGGAGGAAGGGCTCGCCGTGCTGCGCCTGGACCGGGTCCGCGCCCTCAAGGAGGTGTACCCGGGCGTGGAGCGCGAGGACGAGATGGTGGCGGCCTTCGACTACTGCCTGCACGGCAAGGGCGGCGCCGCACCGTCGATCGACACCGCCATGCACGCCCTGGTCGAGGCGGCGCACGTCGATCATCTGCACCCGGACTCGGGGATCGCCCTGGCGTGCGCGGCCGACGGGGAGAAGCTGACCGCCGAGTGCTTCGGCGACAAGGTGGCCTGGGTGGGCTGGCGTCGGCCCGGCTTCCAGCTCGGGCTGGACATCGCAGCCGTGAAGGAGGCCAACCCGCAGGCGGTCGGTGTCGTCCTGGGCGGTCACGGGATCACCGCCTGGGGCGAGACCTCGGACGCGTGCGAGCGCAACGCCCTGTGGATGATCCGCACGGCCGAGACCTTCCTCCAGGAGCGTGGCCGGCCCGAACCGTTCGGAGCCGTACTGCCCGGCCGCGAAGCCCTCGCGGCGGACGAGCGCCGGGAGCGGGCGGCGGCACTCGCGCCGGTGATCCGCGGCCTGGCGTCCACCGACCGCCCCATGGTCGGTCACTTCACCGACGCCGAACCGGTGCTGGACTTCCTCTCCCGCGCCGCACACCCGCGGCTCGCCGCCCTCGGCACCTCGTGCCCGGACCACTTCCTCCGTACGAAGGTCAGCCCGCTGGTGCTCGACCTTCCCGCGGACGCGCCGGTCGCCGAGGCGGTGGAACGGCTCAAGACGCTGCACGGCGAGTACCGCGAGGCGTACCGGGCGTATTACGAGCGGCACGCCGTCCCCGGGTCCCCCGCCATGCGTGGCGCGGATCCCGCCATCGTGCTGGTGCCCGGGGTCGGGATGTTCTCGTTCGGCAAGGACAAGCAGACCGCCCGCGTCGCCGGGGAGTTCTACCTCAACGCCATCAACGTGATGCGTGGCGCGGAGGCCGTCTCCACGTACGCGCCGATCGAGGAGTCCGAGAAGTTCCGGATCGAGTACTGGGAACTGGAGGAGGCCAAGCTGCGCCGGATGCCGAAGGCGAAGCCGCTGGCCACCCGGGTCGCTCTGGTGACCGGGGCCGGTTCGGGGATCGGGCGCGCCATCGCGCACCGGCTGGTGGCCGAGGGCGCCTGTGTGGTCGTGGCGGACCTGAACGCCGAGAACGCGGCCGCGGTCGCGCAGGACCTGGGCGGCCCGGACCGGGCCGTGGCCGTCACCGTCGACGTCACGAGCGAGGAGCAGATCGCGGAGGCCTTCCGGGCCGCCGTGCTGGCGTTCGGCGGTGTGGACCTCGTCGTGAACAACGCCGGGATCTCCATCTCCAAGCCCCTGCTGGAGACGACCGCGCGCGACTGGGACCTCCAGCACCACATCATGGCGCGCGGCTCGTTCCTCGTCGCACGCGAGGCCGCCCGGATCATGCAGGCGCAGAACCTCGGCGGCGACATCATCTACATCGCTTCCAAGAACGCCGTGTTCGCCGGCCCCAACAACATCGCGTACTCCGCCACCAAGGCCGATCAGGCGCATCAGGTACGGCTGCTGGCGGCCGAGCTCGGCGAGCACGGGATCCGCGTCAACGGCATCAACCCGGACGGCGTGGTGCGGGGTTCGGGGATCTTCGCCGCGGGCTGGGGCGCCCAGCGGGCGGCGACGTACGGCATCGAGGAGGAGAAGCTCGGCGAGTTCTACGCGCAGCGGACCCTGCTCAAGCGGGAGGTGCTGCCCGAGCACGTCGCCAACGCCGTGTTCGCACTGACCGGCGGCGACCTCACCCACACCACCGGGCTGCACATTCCGGTGGATGCCGGTGTTGCTGCCGCCTTCCTGCGATGA
- a CDS encoding radical SAM protein, translating into MPSRTDPGSTDTSRTRLIERLMEQFPHVPREAVIKEDLLRGGVAFDESALSDNEGGDVKPKSYFIFSFDHGTLPELGAAALRRPPEEIVLTGGPYELRRTVVSVRVNPASPYRVASDAEGVLGLYLDGRRISDVGLPPMPDYYRHTLGNGKSVMEVAPTIQWGYLVYLTVFRVCQYFGAKEECQYCDINHNWRQHKAAGRPYTGVKPVEEVLEALAIIDRYDTAKTSTAYTLTGGAITSHIGGRDEADFYGQYAKAIEERFPGRWIGKVVAQALPKADVQRFHDYGVQIYHPNYEVWDRRLFELYCPGKERYVGRDEWHRRILDSADVFGARNVIPNFVAGVEMAEPFGFTTVKEAIDSTTEGLRFFMSHGITPRFTTWCPEPTTPLGRTNPDGAPLEYHIRLLEAYRSTMEEYGLSSPPGYGPPGPGRAVFSVSSFMDSLPARQEDDRP; encoded by the coding sequence ATGCCCAGCCGAACCGACCCCGGCAGCACCGACACGAGCCGCACCCGTCTGATCGAGCGGCTGATGGAGCAGTTCCCGCACGTGCCGCGGGAGGCCGTCATCAAGGAGGATCTGCTGCGCGGCGGTGTGGCCTTCGACGAGTCCGCGCTCAGCGACAACGAGGGCGGCGACGTCAAGCCGAAGTCGTACTTCATCTTCTCGTTCGACCACGGCACCCTTCCCGAGCTCGGTGCGGCCGCGCTGCGCCGTCCTCCCGAGGAGATCGTGCTCACCGGCGGACCGTACGAACTGCGGCGCACGGTCGTCTCCGTGCGCGTCAATCCGGCGTCTCCGTACCGGGTGGCGTCCGACGCCGAAGGCGTGCTGGGGCTGTACCTCGACGGCCGGCGGATCTCCGATGTCGGCCTGCCTCCCATGCCGGACTACTACCGTCACACCCTCGGCAACGGAAAGTCGGTCATGGAGGTCGCGCCCACCATCCAGTGGGGCTACCTGGTCTACCTGACGGTCTTCCGCGTCTGCCAGTACTTCGGGGCGAAGGAGGAGTGCCAGTACTGCGACATCAACCACAACTGGCGCCAGCACAAGGCAGCGGGCCGCCCCTACACCGGAGTGAAGCCCGTCGAGGAGGTCCTGGAGGCACTGGCCATCATCGACCGGTACGACACGGCGAAGACCTCCACCGCCTACACCCTCACAGGCGGCGCCATCACCTCCCACATCGGCGGACGGGACGAGGCCGACTTCTACGGCCAGTACGCCAAGGCCATCGAGGAGCGGTTCCCCGGCCGCTGGATCGGCAAGGTCGTCGCCCAGGCCCTGCCCAAGGCCGACGTGCAGCGCTTCCACGACTACGGCGTGCAGATCTACCACCCCAACTACGAGGTGTGGGACCGCAGGCTCTTCGAGCTGTACTGCCCGGGCAAGGAGCGCTACGTCGGCCGCGACGAGTGGCACCGCCGCATCCTGGACTCCGCAGACGTCTTCGGCGCGCGCAACGTCATCCCCAACTTCGTCGCGGGCGTCGAGATGGCCGAGCCGTTCGGCTTCACCACGGTGAAGGAGGCGATCGACTCCACCACCGAGGGGCTGCGGTTCTTCATGTCGCACGGCATCACTCCGCGCTTCACCACCTGGTGCCCCGAACCGACGACACCGCTCGGCAGGACCAACCCGGACGGTGCGCCGCTGGAGTACCACATCCGGTTGCTGGAGGCCTATCGCTCGACGATGGAGGAGTACGGACTCAGCTCACCTCCCGGCTACGGCCCGCCCGGTCCCGGACGTGCGGTGTTCTCCGTCAGCTCCTTCATGGACAGCCTGCCGGCCCGGCAGGAGGACGACAGGCCCTAG
- a CDS encoding enoyl-CoA hydratase/isomerase family protein, translating into MNHEDSVLLHTEGRVRHITLNRPRALNALDHAMVLRMGEALDAAERDPSVVAVLLTGAGERGLCAGGDIRSIRDDTLAGGRTSLDFWRDEYRLNARIARFPKPYVALMDGIVMGGGVGVSAHGSLRIVTERSRIAMPETGIGFVPDVGGTYLLGTAPGELGLHLALTGDAVGAADALLCGLADHFVPSGELPALLTALDTCATPEAVVATAERYAGTAPAGELSAHREWIDASYAADTVEEIVERLDGCGVPAAKQAAATILAKSPTALKVTLAAVRRARRLNSLEAVLDQEYRVSSTAFTGSDLVEGVRAQIIDKDRNPRWSPAELAGVTDADVARHFAPLGDGELGLGPAAG; encoded by the coding sequence ATGAACCACGAGGATTCCGTCCTGCTGCACACCGAGGGGCGCGTCCGCCACATCACGCTGAACAGGCCCCGGGCCCTGAACGCCCTCGATCACGCCATGGTGCTGCGCATGGGTGAGGCGCTGGACGCGGCTGAACGGGACCCCTCGGTCGTCGCGGTGCTGCTCACCGGGGCGGGGGAGCGTGGTCTGTGCGCGGGCGGCGACATCCGGTCCATCCGCGACGATACCCTGGCCGGCGGCCGGACGTCCCTGGACTTCTGGCGCGACGAGTACCGGCTCAACGCCCGCATCGCCCGCTTCCCCAAGCCGTACGTCGCCCTCATGGACGGCATCGTGATGGGCGGCGGGGTCGGCGTCTCCGCCCACGGCTCGCTCCGTATCGTCACGGAACGCTCCCGGATCGCGATGCCCGAGACCGGCATCGGATTCGTGCCGGACGTCGGTGGCACCTACCTGCTCGGCACGGCCCCCGGCGAACTCGGCCTGCACCTGGCGCTCACCGGCGACGCGGTCGGTGCGGCCGACGCGCTCCTGTGCGGCCTGGCCGACCACTTCGTGCCGTCGGGTGAGCTGCCCGCCCTGCTCACCGCACTCGACACCTGCGCCACGCCGGAGGCCGTCGTCGCCACGGCCGAGCGGTACGCCGGCACCGCCCCGGCCGGCGAACTGTCGGCGCACCGCGAGTGGATCGACGCGTCCTACGCGGCGGACACGGTCGAGGAGATCGTGGAGCGCCTGGACGGGTGCGGGGTGCCGGCCGCGAAGCAGGCCGCGGCGACGATCCTGGCCAAGTCGCCCACGGCGCTCAAGGTGACGCTCGCGGCCGTCCGGCGCGCCCGTCGTCTGAACAGCCTGGAAGCGGTCCTCGACCAGGAGTACCGCGTCTCGTCCACCGCTTTCACCGGATCCGATCTGGTGGAGGGTGTGCGCGCCCAGATCATCGACAAGGACCGGAACCCCCGGTGGAGCCCGGCGGAGCTCGCCGGCGTCACCGACGCGGATGTGGCCCGCCACTTCGCACCGCTGGGCGACGGCGAGCTCGGCCTCGGCCCCGCGGCAGGGTGA
- the rhaI gene encoding L-rhamnose isomerase, which yields MSDVSAVKAALKSQVIETPSWGYGNSGTRFKVFAQPGVPRDPFEKMEDAAQVHAFTGVAPKVSLHIPWDKVADYAALTRHAEGLGLRIGAINSNVFQDDDFKLGSVTHPDAVVRRKATAHLLECVDVMDETGSPDLKLWFSDGTNYPGQDDIVARQDRLAEALAEVYERLGDDQRMLLEYKLFEPAFYTTDVPDWGTAYAHCLKLGPKAQVVVDTGHHAPGTNIEFIVALLLREGRLGAFDFNSRFYADDDLMVGAADPFQLFRIMHEVVKNGGLRSETNVNFMLDQCHNIEAKIPAVIRSVANVQEATAKALLVDMDALVAAQTSGDVLASNAVLMDAYNTDVRPLLAEVREEQGLAGDPFAAYLASGNQERIAAARVGGTQAGWGA from the coding sequence ATGTCTGATGTGTCGGCCGTCAAGGCAGCCCTGAAGTCCCAGGTGATCGAGACCCCGTCGTGGGGCTACGGCAATTCCGGGACCCGGTTCAAGGTGTTCGCGCAGCCGGGGGTGCCGCGGGACCCGTTCGAGAAGATGGAGGACGCGGCACAGGTCCACGCGTTCACGGGCGTCGCACCGAAGGTGTCGCTGCACATCCCGTGGGACAAGGTGGCCGACTACGCCGCACTGACCCGTCATGCCGAGGGCCTCGGCCTGCGGATCGGCGCGATCAACTCCAACGTCTTCCAGGACGACGACTTCAAGCTGGGCTCGGTCACCCACCCGGACGCGGTGGTGCGTCGCAAGGCGACCGCGCATCTGCTGGAGTGCGTCGACGTCATGGACGAGACCGGGTCCCCCGATCTCAAGCTGTGGTTCTCCGACGGCACGAACTACCCGGGACAGGATGACATCGTTGCCCGTCAGGACCGGCTGGCCGAAGCACTGGCCGAGGTCTACGAGCGGCTCGGCGACGACCAGCGGATGCTGCTGGAGTACAAGCTCTTCGAGCCCGCCTTCTACACGACGGACGTGCCCGACTGGGGCACGGCATACGCGCACTGCCTCAAGCTCGGTCCGAAGGCGCAGGTGGTCGTGGACACCGGGCACCACGCCCCGGGCACGAACATCGAGTTCATCGTTGCCCTGCTCCTGCGCGAGGGACGGCTCGGCGCCTTCGACTTCAACTCCCGCTTCTACGCGGACGACGACCTGATGGTCGGGGCGGCCGACCCCTTCCAGCTCTTCCGGATCATGCACGAGGTCGTGAAGAACGGCGGTCTGCGCTCCGAGACCAACGTCAACTTCATGCTCGACCAGTGCCACAACATCGAGGCGAAGATCCCCGCGGTGATCCGCTCGGTCGCCAATGTGCAGGAGGCGACGGCCAAGGCCCTGCTGGTCGACATGGACGCACTCGTCGCCGCGCAGACGTCGGGCGACGTGCTCGCCTCGAACGCTGTGCTGATGGACGCCTACAACACCGACGTACGGCCGCTGCTGGCCGAGGTCCGGGAGGAACAGGGCCTGGCCGGGGACCCGTTCGCCGCCTACCTCGCCTCCGGCAACCAGGAGCGCATCGCCGCCGCCCGGGTGGGCGGCACCCAGGCCGGCTGGGGCGCCTGA
- a CDS encoding SRPBCC family protein, producing the protein MRRTMSVSDSIVVLAEPSLVYDRLSDPTEMGRWSPENRGAKVLGQRRGAYVGMVFEGRNKRGAMRWTTRCTVTAADPGERFAFRVHAIGAKRPRLPGAIATWEYRFEAVDGGTRVTEIWRDDRRAWPDFVANAFDRAATRGHTFADFQRGNIRTTLQRLKAALEASPADGTPQA; encoded by the coding sequence ATGCGCCGCACCATGTCCGTGTCGGACAGCATCGTGGTTCTCGCCGAACCCTCGCTCGTGTACGACCGCTTGAGCGACCCGACGGAGATGGGGCGCTGGAGTCCGGAGAACCGGGGCGCGAAGGTGCTCGGACAACGCCGGGGCGCGTACGTCGGGATGGTCTTCGAGGGCCGGAACAAGCGCGGGGCCATGCGCTGGACGACCAGGTGCACGGTGACGGCGGCGGACCCGGGTGAACGGTTCGCCTTCCGTGTCCACGCCATCGGGGCGAAGCGGCCGCGGCTGCCGGGTGCGATCGCCACCTGGGAGTACCGCTTCGAGGCAGTGGACGGCGGCACCAGGGTCACCGAGATCTGGAGGGACGACCGCCGCGCCTGGCCGGACTTCGTGGCCAACGCCTTCGACCGGGCAGCCACCCGGGGGCACACCTTCGCCGATTTCCAGCGCGGCAACATCCGCACCACGCTCCAGCGTCTCAAGGCGGCGCTGGAGGCCTCGCCGGCCGACGGGACCCCACAGGCGTGA